The genomic segment GTCTCTGCCCAAGTATCCCCTTGCAAAATAGCTTTTGATTAACTTGGTGCATCAAGTTGTCATATAACTGAAAACTGTTAATGCTGTTGCTTATCGAACAACACAAGCTGGTACTGGATTAGCAATCTAATTGTCTtagacaggggtccccaatctttttcgcactgcggaccggtttcatattgacaatattcttgcggaccggctgactggggtgaggagggggtggtagggttgccaacgaacaagagtagctGCCAGATACGTTGGGTTTACACCAAGAAAGAcccaatgaccatgaagccttgcgcagcgggcaccagtgcgcatgcgtgatttaatattaaacacacagcgcatattttcctcgcatgaatatagcgataagtcaattatcaggggagcttgaagtaagtgtcgaacgaacttccagtagaagtggtagaggcaggttcgatattattattttaaagaaaaattggataggtatatagacaggaaaggaatggagggttatgagctgagtgcaggtcagtggaactaggtgagagtagcattcggcacggactagaagggcagagatcggctgttccgtgttgtaattgttatatggttatataagtcaatagcatcataacattttaagtaacgtttggatatgaAACACACAGCActtattttccccgtatgaacatataaaatcattgcaacacaccaatatcgctgaatcactgggagccctgggcttgttttcctgcaacaagacggtcctatcaaggggtgatgggagacagcgatactcgaaggaggttccttatgtccagtctattctgcaatttagttttcgtcgcatttattgcagaaaactctgcttcgcagagataggatgttggaaatggaagcaacgttttcagtgcttttgtggctatctcaggatacttagccttgactttgatccagaatgccggcagagatgttatgtcaaacatgcttttcagcctGCTGTCATTTGCAAGTTTGAGGAGTtaatctccttcccacgctgacatggatgacgcgtgcgtaatgacctcgcgtgcattcaagctcaacaatgGGCGTGACCAGGAATGAGGAAAGTTggagctgactcctatcgccaaatcatattgtttcctcgcggcccagtggttggggattGCTGGTCTTAGATACCACAATTAACAATGGAAGTCACACATTTCAAATGATTAGTTAACCAAATTAACCAAAGCTAAATCTAATTATTCCTTAAGTAGTATGTAATCATTCCTAAATTCAATTGTGTTTTACCTGGTTTATCTTAAGTAAAGCTCCACGTTTGGGAATGATTGCTGAATTCCGGGTGTCAACTGTCATTGAGTGCTGTAAAGAAATAACACAAATCAGTTACAATATGAGAATACAACATGAAAACTCTAATCCTCAAAACCAAATTAGTCACAACTGCATGGATGGACTGGTCAAGTACTTAATACGACCCACAGCAAGTATATTTACCCAAGGATCACTTCAGAAGCAACTCAGTGTTATTTCAATATAACACAAGGTGTTTAAtggaaaaataatttttaaagcaAATAGCTAAAGTCACAAGTTGATCTGATCATTTTTAATGCAGTTCTCCAGATTCCATTGTTATACAGGTTTAGTTAAAATTTCTCTGCAGAAATGAATTCTAAATAATGTATATTCAGTTTGTAATTGTTAGTTTCTAACATAATAAGCAGAAATATTAACATTAGAAAATGAAACTGGATTAAAGCTTAAAAAATTTGTCAACTAAAATCATACAACTGCATCTGGCTTCTAAAAATAAAAACATTAATTTACCGAAATCGATGACTTGAGTGAATGACCACTTTCTTCCCGAACACAAAACGATGCTGTGCGAGACAGAGAGCCCAGCTCCCTCCATATTCCTTCCCATTTCAGAGTATGATGGGTCTTCCACAGTGGAAACTATAAGGAATAAATAAATCAACAACACCATATTACAACTCCAGGGGAACAACTATTCTACACTGCACTGGTTCTAAAAATCCTCTGTTCGCCCacatggaggggaggagaagatggcggcgcgacgcagcgcgcgtagccactccggaatgatatctgtatttgttaagtagcggacagtgcacaatcctgatttgatggagacagacgtgagaagcatggaggaacacctggagaaacttctgaaatgcccacttcgctaccgctgctactgtgcgatcgaaaatatccagaggggaaggccccaaattcttggctttgcctattgcttggcaGCCAAGGTCAGGGTCggagcgctcggcagagatggtgctcggtgtcggaggctcgaagttttcggacggactcaagagtcggctgtggtcgggtgcttccaggattttgcattggcaagtttgcggcactggaggttcatggcagggagtgttttccttccttctaccatctacgtgagatgatgggactttcgagagactttgagactttttttttaaaaccgtgcccatggtctgttctttatcaaattacggtattgcttgcactgttgtaactatatgttataattatgcggtttttgtcagtttttcagtcttagtctgtcttgtgtttctgtgatatcatactggaggaacattgtatcatttcttaatgcatgcattactaaatgacaataaaagaggcctgtgtgtcctcataatctaacctaataaTCGTCTAAACTATCTCCAAATGTTTATGCTTAAGATCAGAGTTAGATGTGTCTGAAAGAATAAATTATTTTTTTCAAAGCCAGGACCAAAGTAGAAAATCAGGTGGTATGTTCAGAAAATGGATTCAAATCTTCTCATAGCTCAAAGGAAGAATCCTCTTATGCATGATATATTGCACAAGCTCCATCCCAGTTTCCTCTGCACTAAAATCTATCTTTTTATGGAACATTCCACAGAAGTATACAGTTACAAGCAAATGTAAAGTACATATTCTTAATGGTTTCTGCCAGGACCTTCTTATCTTTGATGATTCAATCACACCATTATGTTCTCAACTAGCTGATTAGATTATTTGATGTGCTAGTAATATCAAACATGCTTCCTTACAAATACACAGTAGCATTGTCACTTAATGTCAAGTAGCTTTGTTAAGATTAACAATTTAAAATGGATTAACCAGAGGGTGTTTCATCCTTACATTGTATTCTGTTGAGATCCCTCTATCAGTCTCACGAAGTGAACTCCAGGGAAACTGCCCCGTCACCTTATACAAGTTAACAGAATAACTGaagaagaagaatacatttcaatctaTGATCCACTTTTCATTTACATCATGAACAATCTACAAGCCAATTTTTCAGTACCTACAGTTAAAAATAAACTCTACTCATGTAGATCCATAGATATAAGTGCAAAGATAAATTAGCATCGAGACATTACAACCAAAAAGTAGTTTCACTACAAGACCAATTAAGTAAAAATTGTACTGCAATGTTTAGTAAATACACAGGAAAAAGTTCACTGGCCAGCTTACTAGGAAAAGTGCAAATAAAAGCTTATGCCATTTCCGAGGCACACTGAATTAACAATGAGATGATATCGGAACACAACTGCACAAAGTTCAGTTTTATGTCCTTTTCATTGAAAGAAATTCTGAAACCTCAGTGGCACCTATTGATAAGTAACTGAATTATCTGAGCCAAGATGATGACAGATTCCTGTGCCAGTCTGTGGTGACTTACTTTCTTCATCAGGCAATGGACGATTGGACTGTTCTAAATGATCAATGACTAAAATCTGAAAaaatgacatttaaaaaaaataattttcaacattcaagagattAATTGGCATTAATGACAAACCTATtgttacacaaaagcacttagaTCTGACTTAACTTTCTATGCAGATTTATTTCATATCTGCAGTTCAAAACAGGAAGAAATGAAAAGGGGGAGAAGTCCAGATCGCTTCTTTACAAGGCTAACAACGGGGTTGCATCTTTCCAACAGCAACTTCTTCACTTCTCCCTTCAATTATACAACTGCACACATCCCAAGTTTATTGTTGCTTTTGCATATTATCAGCAAGCATTATTTCTAAAGCCCAACATTTATATGATTTACATTCTATAATTCCCCAatccttttcaaaattaaatttgGGAAGGGTTGCAAGTACGCACACTGCTGATGAAAAATCCTGTGCAAAACAAGTTTTTCTTAAAGTTAGTTTTCAAAACTCTAAGTTGAACACTGAACCAAGTCCAGTAAAACCTGGATGAAAGACAGCTGTTTCACGTAGGGATATTACTATGGCCAGCTAAATTGAATATGCTTAGATACCTCCCCTGTCCATCATGCTCGATGACCACGATGTTACAAAAGATTCAGCATGATCTTATGCACATCATTTAATGTTAGTACCCTACACTGACTGCATTTTCTGGAAAAATTACCCTGCTTTTATTGGAAAATAATTAATTTAGGTTCTATTTCCTACACTCTCAAGACAAATAATGTTTTGTCTGGGAAAAAAAAAGTGGCTGTTCTCAGGGAATCATTTACCCTGACCCACTTCAATCTTTAAAAATAAAGAATccattttttccctttttcaaCATTCATTTCTCTCAACAGTCAACATGAATCAAACACCTGCCAAAGCAGTAAGATCATAATTTTCAGGGATATTTACAAGCAGAGAAGAAATGTATGACTGCATTACTTCCTGTCAAAGTTGCCAGGCTCTGGTTTAAAGTACGAAATGCCATAAGAGGTCTCCTTCGTCCCATATGAAAACTGGAAAGTTATCTTTTCTGCTCGTCCAAGCAAATTAGGTAGCTTCAAACCCAAAACCTgttaagggggaaaaaaaaattaaatccagtAGGCAGAATTGCAGTTGTCCAACCGTAGTTAATACTTGTTAAATGGAGATTATCTTACCATGCTTCCTTCATTGTTCCCAACCATAGTGTTGTAGCTTCCAGTTAAACGTCTCATTTCCTTCACCTCGAAGATCACATCCAATCCATCAGCCAATGCCTCCTCTCCTTTAGAACCAACAAAATATATTTAGAAAATAAACTAGAAGGGATGGAGCACtcaatttattttaaacttaAATCAACGAAATGTGGAATTACTTTTAAAATCAGGACAAAACTTACACATTGATCATCCTTTCAAAACAGTGTTATCTCTTGCCTCAATTTAACCTGTTTGCCAGCATAATTTCCCATGATTCAGCCAAGGAAGTGAATTAGTATTGTGCCATCAAGATTCTGTGTGcaaccccaccccccgccccccgcaaaaATTATCACAAAATACTACCTTTTATTCCAGATTTACTGCTGACAACTGCCAGGTacagataaaaaaaaaagaatacaGTATATATGGCAGATGCTCTCTAACTTCCAGTTTATTAAATTAGGGGTAGAAAGCAACGATGTTTTTCCCAGGGTAAGGCAATCTTAAACTAAAGTACATAGATGTAAGGTGAgagtggaaagatttaaaggaaatatgaggggcaaccttttccaCACAAAATGAGGTAGTAtaaggaacaagctgccagatagTGGTAGTGGCAGGTATAACTGTAATAATAAAAAAAGCAACTTGGGCAGCACACAGacaagaaaggtttagagggataggcATTAGTTTAGACAGGCACCTTGATTGACTTAAATGAGAAGATGAATGGTTATTTTTGCGCTACATAACTCTAACTTCAAGTTCCAGTTAAATTGCTGGTTGACAAATGGTCCACATTAGAGATTATCCTTGCATTCTGGCCAAGATTTATCAATCAAACTACGCCATCAGAATATACATTAACTGAGTGTCATCTTCTGGCTCTCGTTGAGGAATAAGCAGCTACATTGTTCAGAAGATTACTACCTTAAATGTAATCTTTGCTTCTCTTTCCAGTGACATGCCTGAAAGCagaacattttctgcttttatttcagatttccaggatctgcactTATGTTGCCTGTGGCTGCTGtgacttaatttttaaaaaatatcacTCTAGGAACAAGTCATTGACTACAAacagaggtgagtgaaattaaatTGAAAGAGCACACAACGGAGCATGTCACACACATGACTTCTGCACACAAAACAGAAGCAATCTTCATTGTTATCGGTGGACCTAACAAATTTCAATCCTGCACAATAAAGATTTCCGGTCAAGATAGCGCCAGCTTTCAACACTCCCTTGGTTGATGTCTTTCAGATAGCCTATGAAAATGTCCACTTTACTTATCTTAACATCTGTTTTtcatcttaaatgtgtttctgcAATTGTTAGAGCCTGCAATTTTCAGTCTGAAGATTGTTTGAATGATCCAGCACTTTGCTGTCTTCAGGATTCTGGGATGTGAGCACGTATATGGACTGCCTCAAGGTGAAGAAACTTCGAGGTGGATGTGAGCCGATGTTAGACTCCATTTCCTGATGAAAGCGTCCATTATCGCCAATTAAAGCGCTGAGGAAGATTGCGATATTGAGGCGAATGCGGAAGGCGAGCAAGAATTCAGCGTCGACCGCTTCCTTTTGATCGCTGTGGCCTTCCATGGCAGGCGTGCAGATCTCTTCATatggtgtctctctctcttcaatgATGAAGGAGGATGTTACTGTGGTTCTGCATTATAGATTGGACTTTTGCATTTATGGAGTCTGGACTTTCTCAGACTTATGGGTTTTATATTCTGCGTTTTTTGCCCATTTCTTTCCGTTCTGTTGTGTGTTGGGGATGGAAGAGGGAGGGATCTCACTTTAATCTTGCTTTTATTCTGCATCATTCCCCATGAACCAGTCAGAAAAGTGACTGAGTGTTCTGCTCCCAAGCCCCTGTGTTAGTCTGTGATGTAGACATGAATGGTCTTGGATGTTCCACATTTTAAAATTTTCCTGCCAATCTAAAGTGGTAGCGCAGTGgtgagcacaacactttacagtactggcaacacaggttcatttcccactgctgcatgtaagaagtttgtacgttctccccctgtCCGCGTGGATTttctctggctgctccagtttcctcccccagttggtaagctaattggtcattataaatcatcccatgattaggctagggttaaatcgcgggattgctgggtggcacagctcgaagggaAGGAAAGCTCGTCTTATTACTCCATGTCAGAATAAGCTAAAGAACCACCATGCAAGGTGACAACATTCCCTTGGACATAATTTATTACCTTATTAGACATGACATTCATTTGTGCAGATGTCCAAATATCCAGAGAAGCAATATAGATCATCACTCAGTAACAGAAGACAAGAAACAGAACATTTTCAAAGTTACCCTGGGCAGTGTCAATGAGGACTTCAACGTTTCTGAAAATTCCCAGCCGAAGTAACCGCTCACGAGCTTCATGAGATTTCTTCATCACCTTTTTTTGAGGAAAGAAAATAATCCACTGTTATTTTATCCGAACCCACTAGTGAAGCAAAATCAAAACTTTTATGAAGCTCAACTCAATCATGCCACCCACTAGTCAGAGCTTTGATTTGCTTTGCACTAACTGAATTGGTTGGATTTGAAGGAAAAGTGAGGGGAGTGCTATAGAAGGTGGAAAAGTAAGGGTCAAGGATCGATTGTAATGAAGATGACATGTAAAGATTTGTATCAACTCAAAAAAAAACTGTAAACTGCCTATCTGGGTGAAAAATAAAAATGGTAGATAATGTTATATTGTCAGGCCAGTTGATGACGTTAGCTAACAAAAAGTATAAGAAACCTCAGAGAGATTAGTTTCCTTAGTCATCTTAATTTTATATGCAATTATTAAAGACACTAGATATGATTCAATTCCGCTTCAAAATTAAAATTTTTGATTTAATATGAACCAAATGAGTATGAAGTAACAGTTCTCTCTTGATTCAGAATATAAATTGTAATAGGAGTCAATAAGTTAGAAGATAATTGCAGGACGTAAAcactaggaattctgcagatgctggaaattcaagcaacacacatcaaagttgctggtgaacgcagcaggccaggcagcatctctaagaagaggtatagtcgacatttcaggcagagacccttcgtcaggactaactgaaggaagagcgagtaagagatttgaaagtgggagggggagggggagatccaaaatgataggagaagacaggagggggagggatggagccaagagctggacaggtgattggcaaaagggatatgagaggatcatgggacaggaggcccagggagaaggaaaaggtgggtgggggggacccagaggatgggcaagaggtatagtcagggggacagagggagaaaaaggagagagagagaaagaatgtgtgtatataaataaataaataatggatggggtgctacacatgcccttacacttcctcccttaggaacaagtgctacacatgcccttacacttcctcccttaccaccattcagggccccagacagtccttccaggtgagacgacacttcacctgtgagtcggctggggtgatatactgcgtccggggctcccgatgtggccttctatatattggcgagacccgacgcagactgggagatccttttgctgaacacctacgctccatccgccagagaaagcaggatcttccagtggccacacagtttaattctacatcccattcccattctgatatgtctatccacggcctcttctactgtaaagatgaagccacactcaggttggaggaacaacactttacattccgtctgggtagcctccaacctgatggcatgaacattgacttctctaatttccgctaatgccccacctccccctcgtaccccatctgttatttatttatatacacacattctttctctatcctttttctccctctgtccctctgagtataccccttgcccatcctctgggtccccccccccccacttttccttctccctgggcctcctgtcccatgatcctctcatatcccttttgccaatcacctgtccagctcttggctccatccctccccctcctgtcttctcctatcattttggatctccccctccccctcccaaatctcttactagctcttccttcagttagtcctgacgaagggtctcagcccgaaacatcgactgtacctcttcctagagatactgcctggcctgctgcgttcaccagcaactttgatgtgtgttgcttgagataaTTGCAGGAGTGTACTTAAGAATAGTATTGCATTTTTCCACTATCTTTAACTGTTCAAATGTCAGATAATCCCAATGTTCCTTTAAATATTACTGCTTGGGCCACAGCCTATACCAAAAGCATAATGTTAATACTGCTGGTACCACTGTGCTACTTAAAGATACATAAACCTGAATACTAAGCAAAGCATAAATCTGTCAGTTTGATTCAATGGGTAACATTAATCTCTGACTTGTAAGTTTGTGGGTTAAAGTTTCCTTCCAGAAATGTGATCACAAAAATATCTGCTAATACTACAGTGCTATGCTGATGAAGCAATGCTATCAGCAAGTATCCTTTCTATTAAGGCCATGATTATTTTAAGACAGGTGCAAAATATCCTATGTTGCAACACTGGTATCATATATTATCTGGTCACTAGTACATTGTAAACCATCTGTTGTACTTAACAAATTATAATAGTAACTAAACAGTGAGAAGTGCATTACTGTAAAATGTTATGGATAACCTAAGGATATGAAAGTTATATTTTGATGTTTTACCATACTGTAATAGATCAATTACAGTACCGGCACACTTGCTTGTGAGCCAGGAGATCATGGGTTCAATCTCACATTGTCACAGATGCATTATTAAATTAATGCCCTTTTTACAGTGCCAAATAGACATAAGTCAAACTGTATTATTTGAATTTTAAAATGGAGCTCATTCTTGTACACTTTAACCAACATCATAAAATGAAGTTTCATTAGCCATTCACTGGACCTCCCCACACCATTCAAAAACATCGACATCAGGTGTCCTACAACTTTCCACTAATATTTCATCATCTTCAAGTTGCTGCACAGACAGCAACCATTTTATACTATATTGCCTAAAAGCTCATGCAAATCAGAAACACTTAAATTACACTGGTCAGTAAATTTATTAAAATATTTTCCCAAAGGATCTTTAATTTGAAGCATTTATTCAGGATCACTTTCCACTGATGCTCCCTGACTTGTTAAgtgcttccaacattttgtgtttttatcATCAAAATGTTTACTACAGTCAGGAAAAAACATGATACTTAAGACCCAAAGGCACTTACTCCTAACTATATATCTGGTTGCAAATGGGAATAGGATAGATTCTGaataattgggacacatcaggaccagtacattttggttgAATTAAGGGGCTGTCCCAAtcagccgaagtttcatggaaatagttaaaaaggtatggaaaaaaagatgaactgctgtttaactgagtaacaaattatgtacttaaatgaaatacaaaacaaattagaacattacaaatactgctacagtactataaaactgtgtatcagTTCCTACTAGTTATCAAcaaaggaattcatccagtgtacactgctgtgaTCTTTTAATTGATTGTAATTAACAAGATCAGCGTAGACACCAAGTGCAGTTAATAGgctgccttcattgccttcctgcatgaagtagTGTCATAATCAAACAATAAAGTTCCAGCTGACAATGAGTGGTGTTAGGTGGATGAGTTTTAATTTGGTCCAGCAGGGTAATTTATTTGACTAGTGTCAAATCTTTTCAAGGCATCTTGGCAAAGGTTTCAATTTTTTTAAgtcaaaataaaaaaacaaaattatcaaaACTCGCTTTTTTTTTTGAATCGATGTCCACTggcccaaatggataacataacaGAAGCATGCACAACtgatactatttaaaaactgtttgcttgaAGCATGGTATAGTGTCCAAAGCCACACACAagcaactgacactagttagaaactattcagcaacagtctcctttTCCAATCAAGCAGCAGAGTAAACAAAGGGAATTCCAGCTTCCCCCCCTCGATCCATTTTCTccttttaagagttgtcccaaataagcggcagCCCCCATTAACTGATGGCCAGTTAACAGGAATCCTCTGTACATTACAAACCATAATTTGATATTTCTCACCAGATAAGATGGTGACATttctcagcagccactttatcaCACAAGCCCTTAagtcaccattcaataagatcatagttaATCTGTAATTCAATTCCTTATGCTCATCCTTCAGCAGAATAGCTTTGGTTAACATAATTCCATCCATCTCCCAGCTAATAGTTATAAATGCCCCACTTGCAGAAGAGAATTCCAAACATATGCCACCTTCTGACACAGAAGTATTTTCAAAGCCACTTTGAGACCTGGCTTTAGCTTTCAGTCAATATCATCTAGTCCTAGATGGGCCAACCAAAGGAAAATACAGCTTTTCTCTACCTATTCTATCAGTTCTCCTGAACACTTTGTGATAGAGTCCGTAGAGAAAAACTTAAAGTTCAAAATTCCAAAGTTTCCAGAAATACTTACTTCAATGAGATTTTTAGCTTTGAAAACATCAGCTATTTCATATATTAAAAGGTCATCCTTAGTTCTGCTGATTCCATCAATATGCACATGCTGAACAGTAATCTGAAATAAGAGAGAAAGATTAGTACTTGACCAATGCTTCATCACTGACATTCTTTCTGCAAATGGTTATAGGGACAGAATTTGGTATTTTCACCAACTGATTCAAAAGAAGCTAACAAAATCATATGAAAACGGTGAATCTTTTTTTAAGGAGGTAAATAATCACCTGTTTATTTTCCAGGACTTCCTGTTTGGTTTCAGGCTCCACTTCAACTGTTTCTGTTTCATCTATTGGAGGTGACAAATTTGGCCCAGTCACTGGGAGAGGTTCCAAGCTCTGAAAAGAACATACATTTGTTTTAGATCTGTTGTATTTTATTTGAGACAGACATTTACCAAATATCAGCATAAAATCAGAAATCAAATTGATTCCATTGTAAGAATTATAAACAATTCTCCTCTCTTGATCCCTGCTGTTCATGGTTGATGAATCCCAGGATCAAGCCAAGTTTTTATTAAGCAATCGATAAAGAAACTCGCTGCTCAACAAAGTGACAATTTATCAAGCACAGGTTGTGGGGAAAAAGTATAGCGTTCCTAGCATTCTTTCATCAAAATGTCTGACAAGTTCAGGCATAAAGAAGTAGAACTGAggtttatttaaaaaatataagTACAGCAACATATATAAAGGTATAACCATTTATGCAAATATAATAACAAATGCAAAATTGCTCCAAGTGGGCCAAAGTTGCTCCATGTCCAAAATTAGTCATAGAATAGtagagtgcagaaacaggccctttgacccatctagtccacgccaaAACTATCTAATCTACCTACACCCATCAACCTGTACTGGGGGGAGTAGCTCTCtctacccctaccatccacatagctatccaaacttcacttaatcattgaaatcgagctcgcatgcaccacttgtgctggcagctcattccatactctcatcaccctctggagtgaagaagtttcccctcatgttccccttaaatttaaTTTAGATATCTCTCCACAAGATGGCTAATCTATACATGAAATGTAGACAAGTTAAACATAAAATAAGAATACAGAAGCTCATAGTTCAATAATTTACACTTGCATGAGTAGCAACATACATGACAAGCATACATTTTAAGCAGATTTTCTAAAGTCCAACCAAACCAGACAACCTATTCAAAATTCTTAGCTGATAACAGGGTAAACCTGAGCAAAGTCATGTTCAGAACACATCTCCAGGATTTAAGTTCACAGGAGCATTATTAAAAAATACTAGCCAAtcaaattggggggggggggcatggatGGCAAACTGCAGAGGTCATCATCACTGTCGCCAAATAAGTACACACTATACACAAATTCTCTCCCTGTGAAATAACTTATAATCAATACAAAATGATAAATCAGAGTGCGTGGGATAAAACACAATATATTTATGCATAACTTAATGCCAGATTATTTATTAGATTAACTAAATTATTAATGGAAATCTAGAAAATAAGATGAAAAAGTAAATTTCAATTTCAAGATGAGAGggcagtcatttaaaactgagatataTAAAAATTTCTGTCACAGGGCAgtgaacctctggaattctctactctCAAGGGTGGAGAAGGTAGGATCGTTAAGATATATTTAAGAAGGTGATAGataaacatttaaaaaaaggATTTTTCAATTTCTCTGATTTCTGACCTTACCAGTTTCCTCTTACAGATGACAA from the Mobula birostris isolate sMobBir1 chromosome 9, sMobBir1.hap1, whole genome shotgun sequence genome contains:
- the samm50l gene encoding sorting and assembly machinery component 50 homolog B; amino-acid sequence: MGTVQARSLEPLPVTGPNLSPPIDETETVEVEPETKQEVLENKQITVQHVHIDGISRTKDDLLIYEIADVFKAKNLIEVMKKSHEARERLLRLGIFRNVEVLIDTAQGEEALADGLDVIFEVKEMRRLTGSYNTMVGNNEGSMVLGLKLPNLLGRAEKITFQFSYGTKETSYGISYFKPEPGNFDRNYSVNLYKVTGQFPWSSLRETDRGISTEYNFPLWKTHHTLKWEGIWRELGSLSRTASFCVREESGHSLKSSISHSMTVDTRNSAIIPKRGALLKINQELAGYTGGDVKFLKEDFELQFNKSLLWDCVLSASLWGGLLVPIGDKPSSIADRFYLGGPTTVRGFSMYSIGPQSEGDYLGGETYWAGGLHLYTPLPFRPGQGGFGDLFRTHFFLNAGNLCNLNYGDGPNAHLQKLAESIRWSYGAGIVLRLGNIARLELNYCIPMGVQSGDRICDGVQFGAGIRFL